CTAGcttagatataatttttaaaataattattacaaaattaattttttttaattgtgttataATCCATAATTGGATAACTTAAGaaaactttaaatatattttaatataaaagtaaTATAGCACTTATATATTGAGtagaaataagtatttattaagTAATAGCCATTTGCTAACttttcaaaacatatttttgcaaaaatattttatttattattgtaagTCGCTTacctataaaaaatgattagggatgttaaaacatatttggcttGGCGAGTCCACTAATGTAACATGCTTAAAGTCGCTTTGTAGAACATATTTTATACCAATGAAGTTCCTCTCCAAacaaaatttgattatattcATGTTAAAGCATTCATTCTAGATGGATTTGAGATGAAGAATATAccatcttaataatttttacctcactctttttctttatgaaTGAAATATTTCCAAAGATCTCGAAAAATGATAGAATCCTTCTTAAGCTCTAGAGTGCATATATAAGATTGCCTTGTTGCATCGTCAAGCATTGGTCACAACCTCTCGATAATTCTTATGTACAATCCATGCTGCTCAAAAGCAGAAAGACGACCTACGCCTTCTCACTTAGGGCATTCctcctatatatatattgattaaaatGGGTTTGTGATATGAGTGGAAGTGCTATAGAATTTAAGCAAAAGCATCTGGGAAGGCCATTCTTCAAGTGATAGAAGAAAGAGATCGGTTAACGCAAGCCATCAAATTAAATCCCAAGTTTATGCTCTACAAGTTTTGTTCTCATTTTTGTcctaaatttatcaaataataacgAAACTttcctcctttttcttcttaaacAAAGTGTCCATTCAGTGATTCATATATAACTCTTATTTTTTGGTCTGAGTTTTCACGTTTCAACTAGTATATCTTATCAGACAACttttcttagtctcatgaaaaaaaattaaaatcgttGAACAATTTCATTAGTGGTTCAACTAAGAAAATTGCAGCATTTTAAGGTAATTTCCAATCATTTactatcatattatttttataattgattttttgttttacattgcaacttaaattttgattagatatataatataatataatattgcatatttattttttacattagatCTTATTTTGCCTCCTCAAAGTTTTAATTGGTTCACAgtcccaacaaaaaaaaaaatcccattaATCTTGTGTGAATTGGGGATTGCAGAAAGTCAGAAACAATAACCACATTCACCATATATTATATTCCAAAAATCGAAACATCATGGTTGAGTGTTTCATATATCCAGTTTCCTtgtattgaattaaaaacaaataaagggatGAAAACTGCTAGAGAGTGCTAGTGACAGGTCAATTTGTTGTCACATTTTTCCCCGAAGAATACAAACAGAAAATGACGAAAACcctattgttgttaattttCCATGAAAGTGTTATTTGCCCCATATGTTTGTTATGTGAATATTACAGGCCTGACAAAAAACGGAAACAGCCTTCAGACTGAATGGTTGATTCTTGGACAACGTTATGCCACCAAAGTAGCATAATATCCCTTCTTAATAGGTTTAagtttgataattatattgataattGTCTGCAACAATGTTTTATATATGCAAGATTCTTCAATAGATCAAACGTAACATCATTGCATTGCTGCACGAAATGACTATAACAAAATAGCTAATGACGTGCTAAATTTGACTTTTAGTGGAGGTAATCATTCAGTATTAGATTAGCTATTTCATGGACAGAATGTATATAACTAGTGGCAAGCTAGTATtagattcttctcttcttcttttctttctttcttttctttttgttttacaaTCCCATGGGCTTTGCAAAATTGGGTTTTGACTAACAGGGAATTACAACATATTctgttggtgtttgtgtttttttaagaatctatttaatatcataatgattagatattttattgcaaataaaatatttatattttttctgaaaattaagtcaaaatataattattttttcaaatgtgTTATATTGGAAAAGAGTAATAGCATAcgaacatatttgtatatatatacctAATCAATagctctaatttttttttatttaagactaCAAACATTTTCTATGAAAATAATCTTGTCCCaattagaaaatttatatattttttttcatcgcATCatactatttattatatttataagttttttctAGGTATAAATTAACATATAGGTGTCCatggatatttttatattgagaaATCAACTCTAATTAGAATTTAACTCAATGCCTTTGTGTGTGTTAACTATTACcgattttatccttttaaattgtgttttttttcgtGGACAACTGGACatgattaaactaaaattacagtCGACATTTTTAAGGATTCACTTAAGTTAGAACTTTATTTGCACATTATTTGAAGATTAATTTTAAGTCTAAGTGAAACATATAAATTTAAGGTGATTGATaagtcataaattaaaaaatttataatcaagGAAATGACATTAAGAAGCTAATTAATATTATAGTAGCTAGATAGTAATAGAGTCAAAGTAGGCCATGCAATGGTAGGCACGACCCTCTAGAATTTCCCTAAGAATCGTTTTAGCACCTTAAAATAACCTTTGACTTCTCAATCCGAAATTCCTAAACTTGGTTTAATGAAAACAAATACgtaccttaaaaaaaaaatacgtatGAGTATCAGCCTAATAAAACACGTCCATaggaaaattaaagaaacaagcAAGAGGATGATTCCACTTGAAAAAAAACTCTTGCAATGTATtcgagtaaaaaaaatatagaactcCCCATTACCGCAAAAGATATAtgggtttaaaatttaaacaatttgctcaatatattacattaacttACACGCGATCAAGAGCTAATTGCATGCTGAGAAgagatttttattgaaataattagTGAAAAATTAGACGGATAAACACACTCTTCAACAAGTCTCGATCCGAAAGAGACCACTCATCGTACACTGTTACTTCAACAAATTGAGACAAATTAAGCATTTACTTATCTCCAGTTTGAAGATAAGCATATTTAGATAGGCTATTTTAATCATTTACCGTCTCCGTCATTCTGCACAAAGCTAAATGCACTTTTTTCCacgagaataaaataaagtgaaagaTAGATAGAAAGAATCATGAAGTGCCCTCCAACTTCAAAGGATAAAACAGCAACAcatgggaaaaaaaattcaagagtaCTACGAAGAGTACCTAAGTATTTGAGAACAGCAAATAAACAACTCACAAGTATATATACTCGAATCCCTATCTACAATTCTAATCCATGTCATATCCCTACATTTTCTTCCTCCCGTAATCAACAACTCATTATAGtcttgtatataaaaaataaacaaaaaaatagggaAAGTGTTGTTCTAATatcattatcatatatatattgtaagaaaaaaatacattagcAAATTGAACGTAGAAGCTGCTTCAGAGAGATTAACCACACTCGCTGCGTATACTATGTATaacaaaactatatataaagaTGTTGTTTGGATAAAATTTCTATAAGTAATTATATGACGAAAAAAAAGtaggtaaataaattaaattctctcatgttaaaatcaacttatatacttcaatttttagagaaattaaatgaaaagaacttttataaaagttaaaatcctgtttgaataaatttcttTGTATACGCTAGTAGGAGAAGAAataagaagaattttttttttaataaattaacattagcttttatataaattaaaaatcaatttttaaaaaagttaattaatatgagagaatttttaaaatttaacttatttataaattaattttaacttaataaaaaatatttcattttttctcctaatttttatcttatagaAGTGTTTatagaaaaattcaaataaaaccataactaaattaattttagcaaCTCAATTCATTATATCTTGTGTTGAAGAAAGGTCTAAGCATTCACGGGAACATTAATGTGCTGCTAAATAAATTGGTAGCAAAAATAGTTAGTGAAAGTGTTATCATTAACAGCACTAACATTGATCAtcacaattaaaattattaattattgtgaAGAGAACACAAAGAGAGTTACTTAATTATATGAGCAATAATATATGTAACTAATATACCAACCAAGTCATGAGAGCATGGGAAGAGCATTATTGATTATTACAAACTACTACAAGCACGCCGTGGTGAAGGGCAGCTGGGGCGGAAGCTCAGTCTCCGGCCACGGCGTTACGTGGCGGTCGGAGGCCCACCACTTGCCGTTGAGCAGTTCTGGCAGCTCAATTTCGCCCCAGAAGTCGTCACCACCGCTGCCGTCGCAGTCGGAGGTAATGCTGCTGCTTTTCTCCGGCGAGTCGGCGGAGGCAGCCTGGACCATCATCATGTGGGCGGCCTTGGCTGCGGCGGCCTGGATGTCCCGGGCGGTGCAGGAGGAGGGGAGCGGCGGAAGCCGGTGGACCTCGTCGGGGAAGTTGAGCTGCGCCTTGCAGCCCTTGAGGCAGTAGGCGGCAACGTCGTAGGCCTTCGCCGCCATCTCCGGCGCCGGGAAGGAGCCGAGCCATATGCGTGACTTTTTCCTCGGCTCCCGGATTTCGGAGACCCATTTGCCCCAGCGGCGCTTGCGGACGCCGCGGAAGAGCGGGTGGCGGGTGCCTCCGGCGTGAGGAGTGGCGGGCTTGTCAACGGAGCTCGTGGTGGCGGCGGTGGCGTCGTCGGGGACGCTACTGCGTGGAAGCTCTTGCTCCATTAATCGGAGATTTTAATGTACATATCAGTAGTAACGGCTCTTGTCTCTGCAATATATTATCTTGTGAATTTATAAAGAGTGTTTTTTGAGTTTGTTACAATGGCGAGCGGAGGTGAATTACGAAAATGCCCCTAAAGAGAGAGATAAAGTTAGTCGTTTTATTTTTCTACGTAAAGGACCAGCATGCAATTAAATAAAGAGAGAGCATTGGTCCTTCACAGAACACGCGCACTACTCATGTCCtatttgcttcttcttccttctacttattttcctttttcttgttctaCAATGGAAACATAATTCTGCGTTTGCGCTGCCATTTAAAACCCAAACCAAATCAATTaccattatttttttgtggttttttttaGCTTGGTTGGATTTTGAGCACTCTTATAAATTACCTAAATTTTCTATCATGAAGTTAAATCCTAATAAATTtagttagtttttctttttttactgtgAATTCATGATATAAGATTGAaatattgatgattaatttctattaagaaatttgtttggttatatattcatttttagtaGTTTTTCATCTTAACTATATCTTTTTCAAAGACTccacctctttttttattttatatcagttaatgttaattgttaattttttaatttttattaataaaaaaattcaaacttacgaactctttttttttttcttctgcctTTCGTCACCATACTAATCTTATAACTCCTAACATTGTATTAAATGCCAATACAAACCGGTTGTGATGTTGGCGAAAGCAATTACCTGTTAGTATAATAATCTATGCaactaattgttttaaaaacagacaaaaataattttgaattgttataaaataagtAAGACTGTATTTAAATTAAGAGAACTAATAATCAGTGCGAATAAGTTTAGtaagatatattaaaattaaaaaaatgtattcatattttatggaataaaaattaaataagaatacaAACAAATTTAGCCGAAATCACGTGTGGCGTTTGTTATATACAGTTTTGGTTGAATtcggtcaatttttttttattgtaccaTAACACTTTCcttaaattaatcttaaatatattttttacattagaaTACGTATATCTTGGGgagaaattgattttaaaagttAGGCAAAGGGGATACTACATTCTTCAATTATGAAATCACGGAGTATTTAAAAGACTTATTTAAATTTCTGAGATTGATTTTGAGTGTGCTTGacaaatcattttcttttactctcaatatattaataaaatttctcatttatggactctattaatattataatttatattataataaaaaattgcctTTAATATTGTACcacctattttatttatttcattattattttttaaatcaaatatgtagtctttaaataaaaattaacaagaatttagaaattacaatcataattacttaaaaatatatataaaaaatcatccacaaaaaatatacacaataaATCATataggtttaattactcatttactCCCTATAGtttcaaaatttgtatttttttagtccttatagtttaaaagtgatttcttagtccttataattcatattttaattcctGTAATTTGAAAGTggtatttttagttcttataatttgtattttaattctattttagtccttatagtttgaaaatgatctttttagtccctgtactttatattttaattatcttgtaGTCCTTAGCattaaaatatgagtaatattatcaattataattaactaaaaaaatattaacaagtaattcataactaatttatcgcaagataatttgtaataaaaaaatagttgataatttataactaatttgtagctaatcatttttatatatatttttataacaatgactaaaaagtaattaaaatacaaattatagaaactaaaaatatcacttttaaactacaagtaaaaaatataattaaaatataaactataaagactaaaaatatcacttttaaactatagaaactaaaagaaaattaaaatgtaaattataaagactaaaaaaatcactttcaaactataaggactaaaaggtataaatcatgaaattatatgaaccaaatgaacaattaaacctattatataaatatgttttttatatcatttatatttttcaactagttgaacaattgattttgttaaatatatttttaattcaacaaGTTagcataaaaattttatattttagttgttttttctAGCTAACTTGTCAACTACTTATACCTAATATATCATTCATGaccttttaaaaagtattttttaagttatttcaataaatttcacaaaataatatatatactataaaacttatgaatattttttatttaatttattaaataaatacttaaGTAAATTATTTATCCAAACAGAGCTTTAATTCATATTTGGGTATTAGAATTTAGGTTGATTATGAAATGCTTTtagtattattaaaatttatagtttGGTAATTAAAATTCACTTGCATAGAACTTAGATATCctccaattaacacaaataatGATATCATTGCTACAATCAATTATGACTATATTGTATCGTTTAATTTTGCTTATGCATCACATcttctattatatataagaagtatatcaagtgaaaattttaaaacagataattataaaattataagggaCTTATCAtaattcgaaaaaaaaataactttaactgtatattttatataaaaaaaaaaatcaaatcattacACTCTTACTTAACACTGTGTGTTAACTTGTCCAATGCTAAATTATTATCCAATGATGATTTGTCAAAAAGCATAGTGTAACGTGTAGTTATGGAgttgcaaaattagtttatagAAGAGATTCTTGGCCCAAATTGAAATATCAATTTTATCCATAATCATGGCCAAAATCTATCCACATTTGGTAgctacttttctttttcctcctttTATAGCGAACATAGACTATCAAACcaacctttaaaaaaaatacaacaacaaaCTCACGGGTGACAATTTTGGAGAAGAGACCTGAAAAGTTCAAAATTAACACCCAATTACTCTCATTTAGCTTGAGCCCGAAGCTACATGACACTTTCCAAAATTAAAGCAAGGCTCGATTATTTTAACCTAAACAAAAGCCAAGCAAAGTAATTAAAAACCCATAGCACAATCATGAAATGCGATTCGGAGTTCattgtcactttttttttcttctagtcaaaagttgaaataaaaattaattgaagaacTATAGATGAATAGGGGGTGAAAATTGGGGAagcaaaaaccaaaagagaaaaaaaaaatcctctccACTGATTTAGACATTTTAACAAGCAGGTTGCAAGTTGTATTGACAAAGAAACGTGAAGTTCAAAACGAGGGGGAAACAAATTGGACCCTTCATATGATAGTGAACCAGACCGTGAGACCCACACATGCAAACGGCGCGTGGTGAACCCCACAAAATGTATCACCACTGTTTCCAAGGGTTAAGGCCTCgagggaaagaaagagaggTATGGACACAAACACAAAGACAATGGTTGCGCATGAAATGACCAAGATGCCCTCTAGTGAAGTCACTTTTCTCACTTAGGTGCACGGGATTAGAGTGATTGTGTTGTTGTTCATATTCCCTTTTTGtgcttcaaattttttttatgggcTTTTGGTGGGTGGGGTGGACTTTTTGTTGGTGAGGGATGATGGGTTTGATATAGACAAACAAAAAGCCCATGTGTCATTGTTGTTGCCAAATGTCATCTAGTTGGCCAATTAGCTTTTGAGCATGGAGATAGAAAATTTGAAAACGATTGCTATTTTGTGGATCCCATGAACCATCTTATCtctttcaatttatatttttcactccccaatcattattttaaattttcaaacccACATAATATGCTAGCAACACTTTGTCATTATGTTTTAATCTAGTTGTAGATAGCAACATACTAGTAGCTCTTGGTGAAGATTATGTTTTTCTATCATATGTATTAGTTAcataagttaaagaaaaaaaaacgttttCAATGTATAACAAATAATTGTTGTAGTTTTGATATGGTAAACTcttaattcaaaaattattttcaatataaactgtgtacttaattataaaatataagatagaAAAATCGTAATTATTATAAGAGAAAATTGTCAAATCCCATGAAAGTTTGGCTGGTCTCAAATTCGACTCATAACTTAATGATAGATTCAACTTATAAAAAGCTTAATAAgttcatacaaaatttaaaagactGTCAACTAACATTTTCAACAGCCAAATTTGTTTGAGCCACACACGCATACGTATATGTTTCACTTTAAATATGATGCGGCAGTAGCGATAGTATCAATATAGGTTTGGGTTGGTAGCATAATGCTCGTTTTTTATCAGtatcttttaatataaaaaaatactcatattAGACATGCTCTTAAACCAATAGCtagacttaaaaaaatatttttttattaagatattgCAATACAATTATGAAGATATGTATATAAAGAGAGTATGTTTCCTTTGAGAACATTTATATCATGTGTGAACATcttaataattcataataattattggatgaaaattaaaatatttaaattttcaaactaaaatttaatatatcattaaaaatttaaaaaaattaaccaaaNNNNNNNNNNNNNNNNNNNNNNNNNNNNNNNNNNNNNNNNNNNNNNNNNNNNNNNNNNNNNNNNNNNNNNNNNNNNNNNNNNNNNNNNNNNNNNNNNNNNNNNNNNNNNNNNNNNNNNNNNNNNNNNNNNNNNNNNNNNNNNNNNNNNNNNNNNNNNNNNNNNNNNNNNNNNNNNNNNNNNNNNNNNNNNNNNNNNNNNNNNNNNNNNNNNNNNNNNNNNNNNNNNNNNNNNNNNNNNNNNNNNNNNNNNNNNNNNNNCATCATCATCATAATATTTGTTAGCGATGATGGTAACGACAACTACGATAAGAACATGTGTGATGGTGATAATGATAATGAGTCAATgatagtttatatattttaatatatgatttgtttggtgaatcttttaaaatatttgatacttcaattgttattaattatctattatcttgattttataatttttattaattatttttgatattttaatcttaactatctaatatttttatttgataattgttACTAATTATTCTGATAttcttatataagaaaatgTCCTTACAAGAGTTAtattctctatatatatatctagacgacaaatattttttttggaaaataattatacttaattaatataagaaatatgcatgataattttttttcaagtattgaacattttttatatttaaaattcaaacttaagATTACTAATTAAGTTAGTACTtgatagttaattaattataattaagactAAGATGTTTCACAATAACTAAAAAATGGAATTTCCAATTTAACATCATGAAAACTAAGATTTGTAATACACATGCAAAGTTGTGTTTATAAGTAGTATTAGTTTTCatattgtaaaattaatatatattaaatgaatatatgaatGCATGACAAGTTGGTTAATAATGAAGTACTCATATATCTTCACTCacatccatattttttttttatggataattACTTACATCCAAACTCAAATTCATTTAACATGTAAATTAGATTTTTGAAgtgatcttttttctttttgtgactATCTATTAAGTTGAAGGTAGGATTAATCCTGCGTGCCAGATAAACAACCCAAAAAAATCTGCATCTATTTAGGAAAAAGACATTCAAAATTCGTCGTATATTGAGTTTGGAATTGTGGGCACACTTAGCTGTGTCTCTTCAACTGTacctcaattattattattaagtggatccaaatggaaaaaaaaaaaacttcaatttttttttggatagaaaactttccaattaaattaaatacgatttttcttttcttccttttctccgTTTCTCGACGCTCTAAACAAAAGCAACCACAAACAGCTGAAGCCACTGTTTCAGTGTTTCAGTTCGGATCTTGCGTACTTTAATCGAATATTGAAAGATTTGgtcagaaaaaaaatcaaaatattgaaagataAGCAAATGTGCGCATGCAATGCAAGCCCACTAGTCTATACTCTATAGGTACCAAAAGTTcagacttttttattatttttgtttttttttcaaaacaaaatacaaatagatgataaaataaattatacgtACAGTGTAATTTAACCAAAGCCATGCATGTACTTGCCATTATCATagggaataaaaaattaatacattaatttaaaaatgactacaattaaattaaaaagttattctTAATTCATTCAAACACAACCATAcaacattaataatttaatcaaaccCTCCAGAGAAGTTTGTGTGTGTTTGATGTGAATTACACAATTGTTGTATTCGTATAGATCTCACATATCTCCCGTACATgtctatatattaaattaaaatatgcatgtgcaaaaaataaataagctcaatcttgtttaattaaattattagtacTCGCTTTTATGACCGATAATATTAGTACTCACTCAATCTAATTCGAGTTTAGTT
This region of Glycine max cultivar Williams 82 chromosome 7, Glycine_max_v4.0, whole genome shotgun sequence genomic DNA includes:
- the LOC100806544 gene encoding ethylene-responsive transcription factor ERF023; its protein translation is MEQELPRSSVPDDATAATTSSVDKPATPHAGGTRHPLFRGVRKRRWGKWVSEIREPRKKSRIWLGSFPAPEMAAKAYDVAAYCLKGCKAQLNFPDEVHRLPPLPSSCTARDIQAAAAKAAHMMMVQAASADSPEKSSSITSDCDGSGGDDFWGEIELPELLNGKWWASDRHVTPWPETELPPQLPFTTACL